The DNA region AGAATAACTTTCTCACGTTTAAGGGAAGGCATCATCCTGACGGTGTACATGCTTGGGTTTAAGAGATTGAAAAGATTCTCAGGTTCATGGCATGTACTAATGCTCATAAGGTTTTTTTAGACCTTATACGTTGTATGAAAAACCTAAGCACTAGTGAAAGAACACCCCTCAACGATTGGAAGTTATTGGCACTACTATTATTTTGACTAATTTTAAGAaggattttttggataaatatttTCCAGTTGATGTTCCTAACCCTAAGGAGATTGAATTCTTAAAGTTAAAGCAAGGTAATATGTATATGGTTGACTATGCAGCCAAATTTGAGGAACTATTTAGGTATTGTCCTCAATATAATTGTGTGGATGTTGAATGTTCCATATGTGTGAAGTTGGTAAATGGTATGCGCTCCAAGATTAAGGAGTTTATTGGATATCAGGAGATTCGTCGTTTCTCGGTGATGGTTAATAAGTGCAAGATTTATGATAAACACACTTGGATAAGATCTATTTACTATAAGAGTGTGAATGTGAAGAAATTTGCTAATTAGAATCATATCAAACCATATACATATCCAAGTGGAAAGAACGTTAGAAAGTTGCAATTGAGTATGAAAATAGTGGGGGAGGTGCTCTTATTTCTTTGCGGCATGGAAGGTGTGGAAAGCAAGGTCGTCGTGTCTCTAAGTGCATGAAGACAACTCCAACATATTTCAATTGTGGATAGGGTCACATCGACACCTATGGTCAGAAGTCAAAGACAAGACTAGGTGTAGGTCTGCGTGACGTTGGAGCTAAAGAGCCAGATGAATAAGTCTTGTCCAGAGTAGTCCTTCTCAAGTAAATTTCCGAGGACGAAAATTCTAAAAATGGAGAAAGTTGTAACACCTCCAaaatttaattaggatttttcGTATGATTAATGATTTCATGTGTTATTATTTAttgttttaataaaataaaataaaagtttatttaagttaaaatgttaataataataataagtagAAATTGTCGTGCTTATTTATAAATTATAGGCTAAAATAATGAGATTTATTAAAATAAAGGAAATTAGTAagaatgaataaataaaataaatataaaatatatttttctattttagGTTGAGGGAACTTTAAAGAGTGTgtcaatagagaaaaaggagaaAAGTTGAGACAACCTCGTAACATCCCGctttttattattatattttattaattattataaTGATAAATATTTAATTTTAGAATGTCGTTGAGTAATTAATTGATTTTATATGGGTTAATAAGTTCTTGGCTtgaatttatttatatttttaataattaaattatatgGAGGTAGAGAATATTAGTTTTATTATTAAATTATAGTTTAAATAAAAATGGATAATTGATAGAAtgtatttaataaattaattgGTAGAAATTTAAGGAATTTGTGAATGGATAGTAAAATAGAATTTTGATTAAAGACAAATAAGTGGGTAGAATTATAGCGAGACAATGACTCATGTGACGGCTCAAGCTAATGAGGCTTTCCTGGTTAATCAACAAGCTAATCAGAATCAAAATGGGGAAGCTGATGAGTATCAAGGACTGGGAAAATTCCAAAAGAATAACCCTCTCACGTTTATGGGAAGGCATGATCCTGACGGTGCACATGATTGGATTTAAGACATTGAGAAGATTCTGAGGTTCATGGTCTATACTAATGCTCATAATGTTTTTTTAGACCTTATACGTTGTTTGAAAAACCTTAGCACTTGTGAGAGAATACCCCTCAACGACTGGAAGTTTTAGGCACTTCTATTATTTTGACTAATTTTAAGAAAGATTTATTGGATAAATATTTTCCAGCTGATGTACCTAACCCTAAGGAGATTGAATTCTTAGAGTTAAAGCAAGGTAACATGTATATCGTTGGCTATGCCGCCAAATTTGAGGAACTATTTAGGTATTATCCTCAATATAATGGTATGGATGCTGAATgttccaaatgtgtgaagtttgtAAATGGTATGCGCTCCGAGATTAGGTAGTTTATTGGATATCAGGAGATTCTTCGTTTCTTGGTGATGGTTAATAAGGGCAGGATTTATGATAAAGACACTTGGATAAGATCTATTTACTATAAAAGTGTGAATGTGAAGAAATTTAATAATTAGAATCATATCAAACCAT from Lathyrus oleraceus cultivar Zhongwan6 chromosome 1, CAAS_Psat_ZW6_1.0, whole genome shotgun sequence includes:
- the LOC127101162 gene encoding uncharacterized protein LOC127101162; amino-acid sequence: MTRLMAQANEAFLVNQQANQNQNGEADEFRGLGKFQKYNPLTFKGRHDLDDPSGKEIQKVAIEYENSGGGAPIPLRHGRFRKQVDVPNPKEIEFLKLKQGNMYMVDYAAKFEELFRYCPQYNCVDVECSICVKLVNGMRSKIKEFIGYQEIRRFSVMVNKCKIYDKHTWIRSIYYKSVNVKKFAN
- the LOC127101169 gene encoding uncharacterized protein LOC127101169; translation: MTHVTAQANEAFLVNQQANQNQNGEADEYQGLGKFQKNNPLTFMGRHDPDADVPNPKEIEFLELKQGNMYIVGYAAKFEELFRYYPQYNGMDAECSKCVKFVNGMRSEIRLSDFLDKYFRADVPNPKEIEFLELKQGNMSMVDYAAKFEELSRYCPQYNSVDVECSKCVKFVNDPSGKESQKVATEYENTGGGAHIPLRHGSFNEVK